A stretch of DNA from Desulfosarcina ovata subsp. ovata:
GCGCCTGGCCCGGCGGTTGAAAGGGTAAGCGGTGACGGGTGCCCACCAACGAACCAAATACGGCGATCCTTCCCAAAAAGCCCCCTTTTCTATTGACTTTCAGGGGCAGGTCATAAGAAAAGTCCAAATTAACCATAATGTTAGTGAGCAAAAACAACGCGTATCAGGAACGAGTCGGATATGAAACAGGTGAATGTTGCCATTTTGGGATGCGGTACCGTGGGAACGGGGGTGGCCCGTCTGCTTCTGGACAACGGGGATATCATCCGGGACCGTATTGGATGCGCGCTGCATTTGAAGTATGTCGCCGACATCGATATGGATCGGGCGCGCGGTCTTGATCTTGCACCGGGAGTGATGATTCCCGATGCAGCGGCGGCCATCGCCGATCCGGATGTCCACATTGTCGTCGAGACCATCGGCGGGGAGGGGATCGCCAAAAAACTGATCATGGGCGCCATTGCCGGCGGCAAACATGTGGTCACGGCCAACAAGGCGCTGCTGGCCAAGCACGGCAATGCCATTATCGAGGCAGCCACTGCCCGCCGCGTGGATCTGGCCTACGAGGCCAGTGTGGGCGGCTGCATGCCGATTATCAAGGCGGTCCGGGAATCCCTGGTGGGCAACCGGATCAGCGGTATGACCGGAATTCTCAACGGCACCTGCAATTACATCCTTTCAAAAATTACCGACGAGGGGGTCGATTTTAAAACCGCCCTGGCCGAGGCCCAGGCCAAGGGGTATGCCGAAGCCGATCCCACTCTGGATGTGGGCGGATATGACGCGGCCCATAAACTGGCCATTCTTTCGGCCCTGGCGTTCGGCATGAAAATCAACTTTGATGATGTTTTCATCGAGGGAATTTCCCGGATCACGCCGCTGGATATCGAATTTGCCGCCCAGTTCGGGTATCGCATCAAACTGTTGGCCATCGCCAAGTTCGACGGTGAGTCGGTGGAGGCGCGGGTGCATCCGACCATGATTCCCTTCGACAACCTGCTTTCCAATGTCAACAGCACGCTCAACGCCATCAGCATCAAGGCCGATGCCGTGGACGAGATCCTGCTGTACGGTCACGGGGCGGGCATGATGCCAACGGCCAGCGCCATTGTCTCGGACCTGGCCGACATCGCCAGAAACCTGGCGTCCGATGGGGCCGGCAGGATTCCGGTCATGGGCTTTCAGGCGGACACGATCCGTTCCATACCCGTCATGTCCATGGACGATATCGTGACCAATTACTACTTCCGTTTCGACGCCCTGGATCGGCCCGGCGTGCTGGCGGCCATTTCCGGTATTCTTGGGAAATATGCCATCAGCCTCAAGTCGGTTCACCAGAAAGGCAGGAAAGCCAACGGCTCGGTGCCGGTGGTCATGCTTACCCACCAGGCCCGCGAGGCGGATGTCTCCAAGGCCCTGGCTGAAATCAGCGTCCTGGATGTCATGGTCGGCGCGCCCATGCTGATCCGTATCGAAGACCAGAACGGGCAGGACTAAGACCATTATTTTGGCCTTCCGGCGAAAACCGGAAGCCGGAGATTGAGAAGAGGGACCATGCACATCATCTGTTCAGATCTGGAAGGCGTCTTTATCCCGGAAATCTGGATCAATGTGGCCGAACGCACGGGCATTGAAGAACTTCGGCTGACCACCCGGGATATTTCCGATTACGACGTGCTCATGAAGCGGCGCCTTTCCATTCTGGAGGCCAACCGCCTCAAGCTGAAAGACATCACCGACGTCATTGCCACCATGGAGCTCATGCCGGGTGCCAGGGAGTTCCTGGACTGGCTCAGGGCGCGAACCCAGGTGATCGTTGTCTCGGACACTTTTGTTGAATTCGCCCGCCCCATGATGGAGAAACTCGGCTGGCCCACGCTGCTCTGCCATGGCTTGACCATTGATGCCGGCGGGGCCATCGCCGACTACAACCTGCGGCAGCCCGACGGCAAACGCAAGGTGGTCCAGGCCTTCAAAAACCTGAACTACGAGGTGCTGGCCATGGGCGATTCCTACAATGACGTCAATATGCTTAAGGAGGCGCAGCAGGGAATTCTCTTCCGTCCGCCCCAGAACGTGATCGACGAATACCCACAGTTTCCGGTGGCGACCACTTATGACGAGTTGAAGGTGATATTTGGGAAGGCGCTTGGTGAGGGGGTAAACCGCGAAGTGTGAACGGTGAGCAGTGAACCGATCAGATTAACTGAACCGACTGGACCAATCAGAAATTTCATGAGTACTGAATCGAATCGAATTTGTCACCGGACCACCTATCGGGTGATCTATGGCGATACCGACACCATGGGGATTGTTTACCACGCCAACTACCTGCGCTGGTTCGAGATGGGCCGTACCGAACTGTTCCGCCACCTGGGGCTGCCCTACCGGGAGATCGAAGCTCGGGGGCTGATGCTGCCGGTCTCCGAGGTCAACTGCAAATATCTCACACCTGCCCGCTACGACGACATTCTGGTGATCGAGGCCACGCTGAACACGGCCTTTCGCGCCGGCATGCAGTTCGACTACACCATCACCAGCGAAGACGGCAGCGTGACCCATACCACGGGATACACCCGCCACGCTTTTGTCAACGGCCAGGGGAAGGTGGTGCGCCCGCCGGATTTTATCCGGGAAATGATTAAAAGGGCAGAGGGGTAGGGTTCACAAATCACCAACCATGACTTTCATCATCCAGGAAAAACCAGACGGGCTGATCTTCAAGATCCGCGTACAGCCGCGATCTTCCAAAAACCGGATCGCCGGCCTGCATGGCGACGCCCTGAAGCTCAATATCACTGCGCCGCCGGTGGACAATGCGGCCAACAAGGCCTGCAGTGCATTTTTGGCCAGCCTGCTGCCCGTGCCCAAATCGGCTGTGCAAATCGTCTCCGGGCATACCGGGCGCAACAAGCAGGTCCTGATCGGCTGCCCAGAGTGCAGTCCTGAGAGAGAGACGATCCGCAAGCTGATCCGTTCATGGGTGGACGGGTAAACCCGGAACCATCGCAATCACCGCTTTTAAAGTATTTTGAATCGCCTGTTGACAATCGGGATAATTTCGTTTAAATTCTTTTTTTACAAATTGATGCGGGGTGGAGCAGTCTGGTAGCTCGTCGGGCTCATAACCCGAAGGTCGTTGGTTCGAATCCAGCCCCCGCTACCAAGAAAATCAAGGGGTTAGCGAGTTTCAGCGCTAACCCCTTTTTCTTGGTCCCCACACTGGTCCCCACATTTTTATTAGTTTCCCCACACACTTATTGAAATACGCCCCCGAAAGACTGGATAAAATGATCCAGGTGCCAATGTACGGTTTTTGGTTGTATGGAATTTTCGTCATGATGATTTTGGTTCAAGAAGGGTGAATATGACATGTAATCAAAAATATTTTGTGGGGACTAATGTGGGGACCAACCATTTCCGCCCCGATTCATAATGAATGAAGAAACAAAAACGGCCATCCAGTTTCCCGGGTGGCCGTTTTGATTGATTACAGGCTTGTGGATCAGTTCGGTCCTTTCCTGGCGATCAGTGCCACCAGTCCAGAACCCAACAGCCAGAACCCGCCGGGCAGCTCGGCACCTTGGTATTTGGTCTCGGTCACGACCGGGACCGGTTGGCCAGTCAGGTACTCGATCTGATCATGGAGCCGGTCAATCTGGCGTTGGTAGCTGGACTCGATTTCCTGCTGGTTTCCGGCTTCAACGGCCACCCCGATCTGCAGACCTATAATAAAGGTCGCCAGTGCGATGATTGACCAAAAAAATAGACGATGGTTACGGCGGATGGAACGGGTGGAAAGGTGGTGGTGTTGCATGAGCTTGCCTCCTTTGTGAATGGTTAAGAGGCCGCCATCTTCACTGTCAAATAAAAATGGCGGCACACATCCGGTTGACAGACCGGTCACAAAGGAAACCGGCGGGTCTTTCGACCCCCGAACATGCGCCGCCGTTCTGATCACAGTACAGAAACAAAAATAGCGCCGTACTGTGAAATCTGGCGCTCATGCGCCTTTGTGTTTCCGGCTGTCAAACCGGGCCATGGGACTTACCACGACACTTTACGCATACCGCAGGCTGGCATCATCGTCAAGTTTATTAAGGGCAACCACATAAGCTTCATCATCCACATCATGTGAAACAATGCGATGCCATCGGCAATAATCACAAAATATACGCGGCGTGCCCCTGCCAGTGTAATAGATTCTGATCCGATGATGCTTACCGCACAGTGGACAGACGCACTCGGTCATCGATTCGGTGGCTTTTTCCGATGACATCGTTCAGGTCCCCCATGGTGACACTGAGATTGTCAATCTCCTGGACGAGCATATTTTTGGCGATGTATGCCCACGCTTCGCGTTCGTCCAGGCTGTCGGCGCCCCACACGCCCTCTTTGACGATTTCAAGCATGGTGATGGTTCGTTGAATCTGTTCGGCGGCATCGTTAATGGCGACTGTTTTCTGCATGACTGTGACCTCCATCGTTTTTTGAAGTTTGTCGGTTGCGATCGCATGCAAAAAACCCTATACCGATTTGGCTAAATAGTCAATAAACTATTGTATTAATTAAGAATTCTTACTTTAAGTAAGTTTTTCGATCTGAAGACGTCGACGTATCAGGCGGCTTTGGATTTCTTTTTCTTACTGTGGGTGATTTTTTGGCGCGCACTGGTGTATTCCCGGAACTTTTTCACACGTTTTTTTGCATCTTCCCGTTCTTCGTCGGAGAAATTAAATAGTTCGATCTCGCCGGCTGCCAGGCGGTCGAGATTCCGCCGGATGGTCTGGTCGACGGATCCAACTCTCACGCCTTCAAGATCTGCGATCAGTCGGCGGCCAATGCCCAGCACTGTGTGCATGATCGCCCACTTCAAACCTTTGGGGATTGCCGTCTTGATGTTTTCGGCTGCCATCAGCGCCCGCTGTTGCGAGTCCAGAAAATCAATGCCACGACGCAATTTTGCTACGGCTTTGCAATAGTGACTATGTGCAACATTCGGCGTGCAATCATATTTTTCCGCCAATTCGTCATAAGTCCAGCCCCTAAAAAACCTATCGATAAAAACTCCCGTCTGTTTGTTGCGATAATCCACACCAATGAACGGACTCTCGCTTTCGGTGGCCAGCTCATCGAGCACATGTTCGGGCCGTTCGGTCAAATATGTCGATAGGTGTGTCTGTTTATATGACGGCTTTAATATGTGAATCTCCCGGCCGTTCTCGTCCTTGGAAATCGGTTCGAAAGTGTCGCCGATTTCGTTCACATAAAGACGCACCGGTTCGCATGGGGTTTCACATGTTGCGCGATGACTGCACTTTTTGCATATGCCGGAAAACAGTTTGTTCATATGGCTGGTGCCTCAAACGGAATCGTGACAAATTTAAGATTCAGGTCGGCGGCAGTGGGCAGTTTGAATTTATACTCGGCGGTCAGCTCATCGATACTAAACCGGCAGAAATGCAGGAACCCAACATACAGCCTATCAAGATCGGCGGTCGCACATGCGACTCCAATCGCACTATCAATAGTTAGTGTGGTATCGGTGGCCCCGGTCACGGCCCGGAACACATATGTCCCATCGGGAAACCTGAAAAATAGATGCCGGCCCGTGGCATCATTGGGCAGCCAGTAATCAGAATACTCGATATCGGTGATGTGGAACGTGGTGGCCGTGGATGTAAATCCCGCCGTGACCTGGATGTCACGCTGGAACGATGGAACCCAGAAATGCCCGTACCTGCCTTTGTGAACATCAAAAAACGTCCAGATATCCCACAGATTGACTCGGTTTGATCGCGTGAACGTCGCGGCAAGGGTGATGGCCGATTCGTCGAGATTGCTGTCGCTATAACTTGGCCCCAGATATTCCAGCACTTGGTAATCGTGCTCGACGCCGATCTTCGACGAAATCAAATTCGGCAGGTACAGAAAAACGTCGTATCCCTCATATTGCGTGACGCTCTGGGAGGGACTAACCGCGTGATGATCGGTGCCGGATTCAAACGTTTCGGTGACCTCGATATCGATGCCGGCGGTCTTGTAAGACTGCAACTGAATCGATTGGCTGGCGCTCAAGCGCCCCTCGATCAGCGGATAGACACTTATCCCCGCCGGCCACGTCGTGGACAGGTTGGCATCAAGGGTGATCGATGTCGATGCCACAGAATCGAT
This window harbors:
- a CDS encoding homoserine dehydrogenase, with protein sequence MKQVNVAILGCGTVGTGVARLLLDNGDIIRDRIGCALHLKYVADIDMDRARGLDLAPGVMIPDAAAAIADPDVHIVVETIGGEGIAKKLIMGAIAGGKHVVTANKALLAKHGNAIIEAATARRVDLAYEASVGGCMPIIKAVRESLVGNRISGMTGILNGTCNYILSKITDEGVDFKTALAEAQAKGYAEADPTLDVGGYDAAHKLAILSALAFGMKINFDDVFIEGISRITPLDIEFAAQFGYRIKLLAIAKFDGESVEARVHPTMIPFDNLLSNVNSTLNAISIKADAVDEILLYGHGAGMMPTASAIVSDLADIARNLASDGAGRIPVMGFQADTIRSIPVMSMDDIVTNYYFRFDALDRPGVLAAISGILGKYAISLKSVHQKGRKANGSVPVVMLTHQAREADVSKALAEISVLDVMVGAPMLIRIEDQNGQD
- the thrH gene encoding bifunctional phosphoserine phosphatase/homoserine phosphotransferase ThrH → MHIICSDLEGVFIPEIWINVAERTGIEELRLTTRDISDYDVLMKRRLSILEANRLKLKDITDVIATMELMPGAREFLDWLRARTQVIVVSDTFVEFARPMMEKLGWPTLLCHGLTIDAGGAIADYNLRQPDGKRKVVQAFKNLNYEVLAMGDSYNDVNMLKEAQQGILFRPPQNVIDEYPQFPVATTYDELKVIFGKALGEGVNREV
- a CDS encoding acyl-CoA thioesterase — protein: MSTESNRICHRTTYRVIYGDTDTMGIVYHANYLRWFEMGRTELFRHLGLPYREIEARGLMLPVSEVNCKYLTPARYDDILVIEATLNTAFRAGMQFDYTITSEDGSVTHTTGYTRHAFVNGQGKVVRPPDFIREMIKRAEG
- a CDS encoding DUF167 domain-containing protein yields the protein MTFIIQEKPDGLIFKIRVQPRSSKNRIAGLHGDALKLNITAPPVDNAANKACSAFLASLLPVPKSAVQIVSGHTGRNKQVLIGCPECSPERETIRKLIRSWVDG
- a CDS encoding sigma-70 family RNA polymerase sigma factor encodes the protein MNKLFSGICKKCSHRATCETPCEPVRLYVNEIGDTFEPISKDENGREIHILKPSYKQTHLSTYLTERPEHVLDELATESESPFIGVDYRNKQTGVFIDRFFRGWTYDELAEKYDCTPNVAHSHYCKAVAKLRRGIDFLDSQQRALMAAENIKTAIPKGLKWAIMHTVLGIGRRLIADLEGVRVGSVDQTIRRNLDRLAAGEIELFNFSDEEREDAKKRVKKFREYTSARQKITHSKKKKSKAA